One window from the genome of Pedobacter schmidteae encodes:
- a CDS encoding TonB-dependent receptor → MQQIFTKKKEWLFSGISLILLMCISIGALAQVRTVTGVVSDVKGEPLAGVVVQLKGTKTTVSTASNGGFSIQAPAGSQTLVFRYIGFEDKEVVVNQSLNVKVTLKESVSQLNDVVVIGYGTAKRGDLTGSVASVNVTDLQKAPVRSFDEALAGRVAGVQVVSSEGGPGATMDIVIRGGNSITGNNSPLYVIDGFPMEDVNNSILNAANPLSTIDPADIESIDVLKDASGTAIYGARGANGVIVVTTKRGKLGAPAISYNTYFGLQNNNKRMNLLSPYEFVKLQYELDPVSTTEAYLRRLTPVENTILPLDYYKGVKGIDWEDQIMRTAPMQNHHLSLTGGSDKTKYSASLSYFDQDGIIIYSGFRRIQGKVTLDQEVNSRLKVGLSTNYSSVKQFGTPPSQSTYQNQLNLLYSVWSYRPITMLNSNVDLIEVPNDPEIDQGAFEFRFNPILSTKNELRENIGETFAANGYGEYKIAQGLTLRVTGGITKGATQINAFNNSMSRGGNPTTNNKVNGSINMYNSSKWLNENTLTYRKKIDANNSFDVMGGFTMEGGKSQVFGALAKLLPNEGLGLSGLDEGTPLSITSSTSNYTMSSFLGRANYNFKSKYLFTASFRADGSSRFIDNKWGYFPSGAFAWKISSEPFMKKIKFISSAKLRTSYGYTGNNNVGNFSAYASYVSPLNSGYTFGNQMTNGAYSSSMGNPGLRWEKTEQMDLGLDVSMFNERIRIETDIYRKNTSDLLLDASLPGSTGYTRQFNNIGKVRNEGVEFTLNTTPVKTKDFTWAANFNISFNRNKVLELAENELSLLTSQYWGDDWALIPGYIAKLNKPVAQFYGYIYDGVYKYEDFNQLSATSYVLKDNITANGESRGNIQPGDAKYRDLNGDLVIDNNDRTVIGNPLPIHTGGFSNNFTYKNFDLNVFFQWSYGNDLYNANRLMLETGPRYNVNQFASYANRWSPENQDSDIPGIRGTSISAYSTRIVEDGSFLRLKTVQLSYSLPSNLMKSLKIKSAKVYMAAQNIVTWSKYSGYDPEVSVRRTALTPGFDYSAYPRAFTTTIGLNVNL, encoded by the coding sequence ATGCAACAAATTTTTACAAAAAAGAAGGAGTGGCTTTTCAGTGGCATCAGCTTAATCCTCTTGATGTGCATTTCAATAGGGGCGCTGGCACAGGTCCGAACGGTTACCGGTGTGGTAAGCGATGTGAAGGGTGAGCCGCTTGCGGGTGTTGTGGTTCAGCTAAAAGGAACTAAAACAACCGTTAGTACTGCTTCAAATGGAGGCTTTTCCATTCAGGCACCCGCCGGAAGTCAGACACTGGTGTTTAGGTACATCGGTTTTGAAGATAAGGAGGTTGTTGTAAATCAAAGCTTAAACGTCAAAGTTACCTTGAAAGAGTCTGTATCTCAGTTAAATGACGTAGTTGTTATTGGCTATGGAACGGCGAAAAGAGGTGATTTGACCGGATCGGTTGCCAGTGTGAACGTGACGGACCTGCAGAAGGCCCCTGTACGATCGTTTGATGAAGCGTTGGCGGGTCGTGTTGCGGGTGTGCAGGTGGTTTCATCGGAAGGTGGACCGGGCGCTACTATGGATATTGTAATCCGTGGTGGTAACTCTATCACCGGAAACAACTCGCCTTTATATGTAATTGACGGCTTTCCGATGGAGGATGTGAACAATTCTATTTTAAATGCGGCTAATCCGTTATCGACTATTGATCCTGCTGATATTGAATCTATTGACGTGCTTAAAGATGCCTCGGGAACTGCAATTTATGGTGCCAGGGGAGCAAATGGGGTAATTGTGGTAACTACCAAGCGTGGTAAGTTGGGCGCACCTGCTATTAGCTACAACACTTATTTTGGTTTACAGAACAACAATAAACGGATGAATTTATTGAGTCCATATGAATTTGTGAAGCTGCAATATGAATTGGATCCGGTATCAACCACTGAGGCTTATCTCAGAAGGTTAACACCGGTAGAAAATACTATTCTTCCTTTGGATTATTACAAAGGGGTTAAAGGAATTGATTGGGAAGATCAGATTATGCGTACTGCACCGATGCAAAACCATCACCTGAGCTTAACTGGTGGTTCGGATAAAACCAAGTATAGTGCATCTTTATCTTATTTTGATCAGGATGGTATCATTATTTACTCAGGCTTTAGGCGGATACAAGGAAAAGTAACCCTTGATCAGGAAGTGAATAGCAGGTTAAAAGTGGGGTTGAGCACCAATTATTCAAGTGTAAAACAATTTGGTACGCCTCCGTCACAATCAACCTACCAAAATCAGCTGAACTTATTATATAGTGTATGGTCTTACAGGCCAATTACGATGTTGAATTCTAATGTCGATTTGATTGAGGTACCTAATGACCCGGAAATTGATCAGGGGGCATTCGAGTTTCGTTTTAACCCGATATTGTCGACCAAGAACGAGCTGAGGGAAAATATTGGGGAAACATTTGCCGCAAATGGATATGGTGAATATAAGATTGCCCAGGGATTGACACTTAGAGTGACTGGTGGTATAACCAAGGGGGCAACTCAAATCAATGCCTTTAACAATTCGATGAGTAGAGGGGGGAACCCGACCACTAATAATAAAGTGAATGGTAGTATAAATATGTACAATTCATCGAAATGGTTGAATGAGAATACTTTAACATACAGAAAGAAGATTGATGCCAATAACTCATTTGATGTGATGGGTGGTTTTACTATGGAGGGCGGAAAAAGTCAGGTATTTGGTGCATTGGCAAAACTGCTTCCGAATGAAGGACTTGGCTTGAGTGGTTTGGACGAAGGAACACCTTTGTCTATTACTTCCAGCACCTCCAATTATACCATGTCATCTTTTTTAGGTAGGGCGAATTATAATTTTAAATCGAAGTATTTATTTACGGCATCGTTTAGAGCGGATGGATCATCAAGGTTTATTGACAACAAATGGGGCTATTTTCCTTCGGGTGCTTTTGCCTGGAAAATCAGTTCTGAGCCTTTCATGAAAAAAATAAAGTTTATCTCCTCTGCTAAGCTGAGAACCAGCTATGGTTATACCGGTAACAACAACGTAGGGAACTTTTCTGCTTATGCCAGCTATGTATCTCCGTTGAATTCCGGATATACTTTTGGCAACCAGATGACTAACGGAGCCTATTCATCGAGTATGGGGAATCCGGGATTGCGTTGGGAAAAAACAGAGCAGATGGATTTGGGATTGGACGTGAGCATGTTTAACGAACGTATAAGGATTGAGACAGACATTTACAGAAAAAACACAAGTGATTTATTGTTGGATGCCAGTTTGCCGGGAAGTACAGGATATACCAGGCAGTTTAACAACATTGGTAAAGTTAGGAACGAAGGTGTTGAGTTTACACTGAACACGACGCCTGTCAAAACCAAGGATTTTACCTGGGCAGCCAATTTTAACATTTCTTTCAACAGAAACAAGGTTCTGGAGCTTGCTGAAAATGAGTTGTCGTTGCTGACCAGTCAATATTGGGGCGATGATTGGGCATTAATCCCGGGCTACATTGCTAAATTGAACAAACCGGTGGCTCAGTTTTACGGATACATCTATGACGGTGTGTATAAATATGAAGATTTTAACCAGCTATCGGCTACCAGCTATGTATTGAAAGATAACATTACGGCCAATGGTGAGTCGAGGGGTAACATCCAACCGGGTGATGCCAAGTATAGAGATTTGAATGGTGATTTGGTGATTGACAACAACGACCGGACGGTTATCGGAAATCCATTGCCTATCCACACCGGTGGTTTTTCAAATAATTTCACTTATAAGAATTTTGATTTAAATGTGTTCTTTCAATGGTCTTACGGTAACGACCTTTATAATGCAAACCGTTTGATGCTGGAGACTGGTCCCAGATATAATGTGAACCAGTTTGCTTCCTATGCAAACCGTTGGTCACCAGAGAACCAGGATTCTGATATCCCGGGTATCAGAGGTACTTCGATAAGTGCTTATTCGACCCGTATTGTAGAGGATGGCTCGTTCCTGAGGTTGAAAACCGTTCAGTTGTCTTATTCGCTGCCGTCAAACTTAATGAAAAGCTTAAAAATCAAAAGTGCAAAGGTTTATATGGCTGCACAGAATATCGTTACCTGGTCTAAATATTCGGGGTATGACCCGGAAGTGTCAGTAAGAAGAACTGCGCTTACACCAGGCTTTGATTATTCTGCTTACCCGCGTGCATTTACAACAACGATTGGTTTAAATGTAAATCTTTAA
- a CDS encoding DUF4434 domain-containing protein: MRITGTFIDEISHDIPHQNWGRVEWDRDFAHMKSVGIDTVIMIRSGYRRFITYPSIYLRDNFGCYEPPADLVELFLQLADKYSMKFYFGLYDSGKYWDTGNLQHEIDANRYVIDEVWKQYGHYKSFGGWYLSMEISRRTKGATEAFRTLGQQCKDVSGGLPTLISPWIDGKKAVMAASSELTKQDAVSLQEHEREWGEIFDGIKGAVDAVAFQDGHIDYHELDDFFAVNKKIADQYGLQCWTNAESFDRDMPIKFLPIKFEKLRLKLEAARRAGYDKAITFEFSHFMSPQSAYLQAGHLFNRYKEYLEGLTF; encoded by the coding sequence ATGAGGATAACAGGAACCTTTATAGACGAGATTTCGCACGATATTCCCCATCAGAATTGGGGAAGGGTAGAATGGGATAGAGATTTTGCACATATGAAATCTGTTGGGATAGACACGGTCATTATGATCAGAAGTGGCTATCGCAGGTTTATTACTTATCCTTCTATTTATTTGAGGGATAATTTTGGTTGTTATGAACCACCTGCTGATTTGGTAGAACTGTTTTTGCAACTGGCCGATAAATACAGCATGAAGTTTTATTTCGGTTTATATGACAGCGGTAAATACTGGGATACGGGCAACCTTCAGCATGAAATAGATGCCAACCGTTATGTTATTGATGAGGTTTGGAAACAATATGGACACTATAAAAGCTTTGGTGGCTGGTACTTGAGCATGGAAATCAGCAGGAGGACAAAGGGGGCTACTGAAGCTTTCCGAACATTGGGACAACAGTGCAAGGACGTAAGTGGAGGTTTGCCTACTTTGATTTCGCCATGGATAGATGGTAAAAAAGCAGTAATGGCAGCTTCTTCAGAACTGACTAAGCAGGATGCGGTTTCGCTTCAGGAACACGAGCGGGAATGGGGCGAAATATTTGATGGCATAAAAGGTGCTGTTGATGCGGTTGCTTTTCAGGATGGACATATTGACTACCATGAACTGGATGATTTTTTTGCGGTAAATAAAAAAATCGCTGATCAGTACGGTTTACAGTGCTGGACAAATGCCGAGAGTTTTGACCGCGATATGCCAATTAAATTTTTGCCGATTAAATTTGAAAAACTGCGTTTGAAGCTGGAAGCAGCGCGCAGAGCAGGATATGATAAGGCCATTACTTTCGAATTTTCACATTTTATGAGCCCGCAGTCGGCCTACCTGCAAGCGGGTCATTTATTTAACAGATACAAAGAATACCTTGAGGGATTAACATTTTGA
- a CDS encoding MFS transporter: MVSTLKTKSINPIYWIPTTWFAMGLPFVALSGASSIMYKNMGISDTQIAFWTSLIMFPWTIKPLWGPFLEMYKTKKFFVYTTQIFTGLLFGLLALTLQMDHFFSFSIAILTIIALSGSTHDTAADGVYLNELTPKLQAKFVGWQGAFYNIAKVFSGGVLVYFAGQLEKQIGIHNAWMVVMFAYGIIMVLLGLYNMRVLPAGNEAKKVSSVGEGFATLKDVIITFFQKKNIWFSLCFIVFYRFAEGQAIKIVPLFFKASRETGGLGLTTSEIGLLYGVFGSIAFVLGSIVAGYYVSNKGLTKKTLLVLCAFFNLPFAAYAFLAIAMPHELYIIASAVAIEYFGYGYGFVGLILFMMQNIAPGKYKMAHYAFGSGLMNLGFMIPSMISGLLSDYLGYKEFFIWVLIATIPAFIVTWLVPLMPPVKEEVAEEVVAE; encoded by the coding sequence ATGGTGTCAACACTTAAAACGAAATCTATAAACCCCATTTACTGGATACCAACTACCTGGTTTGCTATGGGACTACCTTTTGTTGCATTGTCGGGAGCAAGCTCCATTATGTACAAAAATATGGGCATTTCTGATACACAGATTGCCTTTTGGACTTCTCTGATTATGTTCCCGTGGACGATTAAGCCATTGTGGGGGCCTTTTCTGGAGATGTATAAAACAAAGAAATTCTTTGTTTATACTACCCAGATTTTTACCGGATTGCTGTTTGGTCTGCTGGCCTTGACCTTGCAGATGGATCATTTTTTTAGTTTTTCTATTGCCATTTTAACCATTATCGCCCTTAGCGGCTCTACACATGATACTGCCGCTGATGGTGTGTATTTAAATGAACTGACGCCGAAATTGCAAGCTAAATTTGTTGGTTGGCAGGGTGCTTTTTACAATATAGCCAAGGTTTTTTCGGGTGGTGTGTTGGTGTACTTTGCCGGACAGTTGGAGAAACAGATCGGCATTCACAATGCATGGATGGTGGTGATGTTTGCCTATGGGATCATTATGGTTTTATTGGGCTTGTATAACATGCGGGTATTGCCAGCGGGGAATGAGGCCAAAAAAGTGAGTTCTGTTGGCGAAGGCTTTGCAACCTTAAAGGATGTCATCATTACCTTTTTCCAGAAAAAGAACATTTGGTTTAGCCTTTGTTTCATTGTTTTTTATCGTTTTGCCGAAGGGCAGGCTATCAAAATTGTGCCCCTATTTTTTAAAGCATCCAGGGAAACAGGAGGCTTGGGCCTAACCACTTCAGAAATTGGATTGTTATATGGTGTTTTCGGCTCCATCGCTTTTGTGTTGGGCTCTATTGTTGCAGGTTATTATGTTTCTAATAAAGGGCTGACCAAAAAAACATTGTTGGTTTTGTGTGCCTTTTTTAACCTGCCCTTTGCAGCTTATGCTTTTCTGGCGATAGCCATGCCACACGAACTGTATATCATTGCTTCGGCAGTGGCTATAGAGTATTTTGGTTATGGCTACGGGTTTGTTGGTTTGATCTTATTCATGATGCAGAACATTGCACCTGGTAAGTATAAAATGGCCCATTACGCATTTGGAAGTGGATTGATGAACCTCGGGTTTATGATTCCTTCGATGATAAGCGGTTTGTTGAGTGACTATTTAGGTTATAAAGAATTTTTTATCTGGGTGCTGATTGCTACCATACCTGCATTTATAGTAACCTGGCTGGTGCCACTAATGCCGCCTGTAAAAGAAGAGGTTGCCGAGGAAGTTGTGGCAGAATAA
- a CDS encoding RagB/SusD family nutrient uptake outer membrane protein gives MKRIYIYSILLLAVSFGSCKKFLSPLPTDFKSPETSYKDETDASIKLAGVYDVLGKTGTYGRLFFYDLDMSDEHFDFRTTTNVGLSFNNINASNVDVNTSWDLLYSGVNRANLFLENIDKVEMDARKKGFMKGEAMFLRAYYYFLLSTHWGNVPLLLKSTQSVKDVNSRNTPAKEIFEFIVKDMETAAGLVDVSTAYGYNSRITKTVAWSILARVNLKWAGAPLKQTEKFAEAKKWAALVMADGTHRLNPDYSNVFIKLAKDEYDTQYRETMWEIEFNKISGGQEEEGSVGVFNGIGNSDKAFGYSYGLSHATERYYRAFEALDNRRDWSISPYRYGTVNNVPNTKIAFTATELYNRFNAKFRREYETAVPKNLGTSPINFPVLRYADVLLMFAEAENEVNGPTTAAIDAVNLVRRRGYGMDLTGRVVKSIEVTNGGSGYTVAPTVTITSGGGTMPPTVAAVVSAGKVTRIDIISRGVMLTSTPTITILGGNGTGATAVATISSATEYELAAADIADKNEFRKAIMKERSLELGYEGLRKFDLIRWDKYLETMEAMSTEIRLNAPDSYKFAAVSFANVVERNLLLPIPSRELMLNKLIIQNKGW, from the coding sequence ATGAAACGTATTTATATATATAGCATACTTTTATTGGCAGTCTCCTTTGGGAGTTGCAAAAAGTTTTTGTCGCCACTGCCAACAGATTTTAAATCGCCCGAAACTTCGTATAAAGATGAGACGGATGCGAGTATTAAACTTGCAGGGGTATATGATGTTTTAGGTAAAACGGGGACTTATGGCCGATTGTTTTTCTATGATCTGGACATGAGTGATGAGCATTTTGATTTTAGGACTACTACCAATGTGGGACTTTCATTCAATAACATTAATGCCTCAAACGTTGATGTAAATACCAGCTGGGACTTGCTTTACAGCGGCGTGAACCGGGCAAACCTGTTTTTGGAGAACATAGATAAGGTAGAAATGGACGCCAGAAAGAAGGGGTTCATGAAAGGTGAAGCGATGTTTTTGAGAGCGTACTATTATTTTTTACTGTCGACACACTGGGGCAATGTGCCTTTGTTACTGAAATCGACCCAGTCGGTAAAAGACGTAAATTCAAGAAATACACCTGCTAAGGAGATTTTTGAGTTTATTGTAAAGGATATGGAAACGGCCGCAGGTTTGGTTGATGTGAGCACTGCGTATGGTTACAACAGCAGAATTACGAAAACGGTGGCATGGAGTATATTGGCTCGTGTGAATTTGAAATGGGCAGGTGCGCCACTTAAACAAACGGAAAAATTTGCGGAGGCAAAGAAATGGGCGGCATTGGTGATGGCCGATGGGACTCATCGTTTGAATCCGGATTATTCCAATGTGTTTATCAAATTGGCAAAAGACGAGTATGATACACAGTATAGGGAAACGATGTGGGAGATTGAGTTTAATAAGATTTCGGGCGGACAGGAGGAAGAAGGTTCGGTAGGTGTTTTTAATGGGATAGGGAATTCGGATAAGGCATTTGGTTATAGCTATGGACTTTCGCACGCTACTGAACGGTATTACAGGGCTTTTGAAGCACTGGACAACAGAAGAGATTGGTCTATCAGTCCTTACAGATATGGTACGGTCAATAATGTGCCAAACACCAAAATCGCATTTACAGCTACAGAACTGTACAACCGCTTTAATGCAAAGTTCCGCAGAGAGTATGAAACGGCAGTGCCAAAAAATTTGGGTACCTCGCCAATTAACTTCCCGGTATTGCGCTATGCGGATGTGTTGTTGATGTTTGCTGAGGCTGAGAATGAAGTGAACGGACCTACTACTGCTGCAATTGATGCGGTAAATTTGGTTAGGCGTAGAGGCTATGGTATGGATTTGACCGGACGTGTGGTTAAAAGTATAGAGGTTACAAATGGGGGTAGTGGTTATACGGTAGCACCTACGGTAACCATTACCAGTGGTGGCGGTACGATGCCGCCTACAGTTGCTGCGGTGGTATCGGCTGGAAAAGTGACCCGTATTGATATCATTTCCCGTGGCGTAATGCTGACTTCAACTCCAACGATTACTATTTTAGGTGGTAACGGTACTGGTGCTACAGCGGTAGCAACCATCTCTTCGGCAACGGAATATGAGTTGGCAGCAGCCGATATTGCGGATAAGAATGAGTTTCGTAAAGCGATTATGAAAGAAAGATCTTTGGAGCTGGGCTATGAGGGACTTAGAAAATTTGACCTGATCCGTTGGGATAAATACCTGGAAACGATGGAAGCGATGAGCACTGAGATCAGGTTAAATGCACCTGATAGTTATAAGTTTGCTGCGGTGTCATTTGCCAATGTGGTTGAACGTAACCTGTTGTTGCCTATCCCTTCGCGCGAGCTGATGCTCAATAAACTGATTATTCAAAATAAAGGTTGGTAA
- a CDS encoding DUF5009 domain-containing protein, whose product MKKREEALDALRGLAILLMVLSSSISFGILPAWMYHAQVPPPYHVFKPELPGITWVDLVFPFFLFTMGAAIPLALQKKLGSQSAFKTASQLVQRYLLLVIFALFTFYARAWVMSGTPDWKTQLLSIGCFFVLFLMYARFERIQNKMQALGIKVTGFVLAIAFLMTYPFKNGFDLASSDIIIIVLANMAFFGTLIWWLTRNAPLLRIGLLPLFMAILLTAKDAGTWNSALFNWSPLPWMYKFYYLKYLFIVLPGTFAGEWLLSRSASPIQDLVAGAKTKLLSVGALCWLLLICNVTCLYMRWLVPNLLISGGLSLLLLVQLQKLNDGSDKTLFSRFAQTGVYLLILGLFFEAFEGGIKKDISTFSYYFVNTGLAFLVLLSLTIFERLGYFSALISYLGNNGKNPMVAYTAGNLLLIPLMKLSGTDVYLDSVANLPAGGFLRGLIFTGVVSVITLYCTRAKLFWKT is encoded by the coding sequence ATGAAAAAAAGAGAAGAAGCTTTAGATGCACTCAGGGGGCTGGCCATTTTGCTGATGGTTTTGTCGAGCAGCATTTCTTTTGGTATTTTGCCTGCCTGGATGTACCATGCGCAGGTACCACCTCCATACCATGTTTTTAAACCTGAGTTGCCTGGCATTACCTGGGTTGACCTGGTGTTCCCGTTTTTTCTGTTTACCATGGGGGCTGCTATTCCACTGGCATTGCAAAAGAAGTTGGGATCGCAGTCGGCATTTAAAACTGCCAGCCAGCTGGTGCAGCGGTATTTGCTACTGGTGATATTTGCTTTGTTTACCTTTTATGCACGTGCTTGGGTAATGAGCGGAACCCCTGACTGGAAAACACAATTGTTATCTATAGGCTGTTTTTTTGTGCTGTTTTTAATGTACGCACGTTTTGAGCGTATTCAAAATAAAATGCAGGCATTGGGCATTAAAGTAACCGGATTTGTTTTGGCCATAGCATTTTTAATGACCTATCCTTTTAAAAATGGTTTTGATCTGGCTTCCAGCGATATTATCATCATTGTACTGGCCAATATGGCATTTTTTGGAACGCTGATCTGGTGGCTAACCCGCAATGCGCCGTTGTTGAGAATAGGATTGCTGCCTTTGTTTATGGCGATTCTGTTGACCGCAAAAGATGCCGGTACCTGGAACAGCGCCTTGTTTAACTGGTCGCCCTTACCATGGATGTACAAATTTTATTACCTGAAATACCTGTTTATCGTATTGCCGGGTACCTTTGCGGGCGAGTGGCTGCTGAGTAGGAGCGCGTCGCCCATTCAGGACCTGGTAGCGGGTGCCAAAACGAAATTGTTGAGCGTTGGCGCTTTATGCTGGCTTTTACTAATTTGTAATGTAACCTGTTTGTACATGCGTTGGCTGGTGCCTAATTTGCTGATCAGCGGAGGCTTATCCTTATTATTGCTGGTTCAGCTGCAAAAATTAAATGACGGAAGCGATAAGACTTTGTTCAGCAGATTTGCGCAGACGGGTGTATACCTGCTGATACTGGGCTTGTTTTTTGAAGCTTTTGAAGGTGGGATAAAGAAAGATATATCTACTTTTAGCTACTATTTTGTAAATACGGGACTGGCTTTTCTCGTGCTGTTGTCTTTAACCATTTTTGAAAGACTGGGCTATTTTTCAGCCCTGATCAGTTACCTGGGGAACAACGGTAAAAACCCTATGGTGGCCTATACTGCCGGAAACTTGTTACTTATTCCTTTGATGAAGCTTAGCGGTACAGATGTATATTTGGATAGCGTTGCCAACTTACCGGCAGGTGGTTTTTTAAGAGGCTTGATATTTACCGGTGTAGTTTCTGTAATCACCTTATATTGCACACGCGCTAAATTGTTCTGGAAAACCTAA
- a CDS encoding GDSL-type esterase/lipase family protein, with protein sequence MKRIKIFTTAFGMLGAAIAANAQTEVKVDSNYANSYYQQRVEYFNKMAHVKNEVVFLGNSITERGEWQEILSGYRYPIVNRGVGGDNSFGILARMDEILASKPRAIFLMDGINDLFRKLPYEVSIHNYRRIIRKIKSQSPKTKIYIESALPINEEMTTAAYTKGRSKMVPVLNEKIKQLAKEEKVPYIDIVPLFADEQGNLKREVTMDGVHLKASAYIDWVNYLKEHKYL encoded by the coding sequence ATGAAAAGAATCAAAATATTTACGACTGCCTTTGGCATGCTGGGAGCCGCCATTGCTGCAAATGCACAAACAGAGGTAAAGGTTGACAGCAATTATGCCAATTCTTATTACCAGCAAAGGGTAGAATATTTCAATAAAATGGCCCATGTGAAAAATGAAGTTGTGTTTTTGGGCAACAGCATTACAGAGCGCGGCGAATGGCAGGAAATTTTATCGGGTTACCGCTATCCGATAGTGAACCGTGGTGTGGGTGGCGATAATTCATTCGGCATCCTGGCCCGTATGGATGAGATTTTGGCTTCCAAACCGAGGGCTATTTTTCTGATGGACGGTATCAATGATTTGTTTAGAAAGTTGCCTTACGAGGTAAGTATCCATAATTACCGTAGGATCATCAGAAAGATCAAAAGTCAATCGCCGAAAACGAAAATTTATATAGAAAGTGCCTTGCCTATTAATGAGGAAATGACCACGGCGGCCTATACTAAAGGACGCAGTAAAATGGTGCCGGTACTGAATGAAAAAATAAAACAGCTTGCAAAAGAGGAAAAAGTACCATATATCGATATTGTTCCGCTTTTTGCAGACGAGCAGGGTAATCTAAAACGGGAAGTGACCATGGATGGGGTACACCTGAAAGCGAGTGCTTATATAGATTGGGTGAATTATTTAAAAGAACATAAATATTTATGA
- a CDS encoding GDSL-type esterase/lipase family protein — MMKKLFFIGVLVTASFSGRAQQTTAIDSSYANGHYLQRLDFFKKMPNQKKEIVFLGNSITEGGKWQELVPLKSVVNRGISGDVTYGVIARMDEVLAAKPAKIFILIGINDMKRGTPQAAILGNYRKIIDMVKQKSPATKLYVQSILPVNKAMLPPSYEKLSNAGILEMNTQLKTICENEGLNYVNLHEVFAGRDGELKKELSIDGLHLRSAAYIVWADYLRKIQAL; from the coding sequence ATGATGAAGAAACTATTTTTTATTGGCGTGTTAGTGACTGCTTCATTTTCTGGCCGGGCACAGCAGACTACCGCGATTGACAGCAGTTATGCAAATGGACATTATTTGCAAAGACTGGATTTTTTTAAAAAAATGCCCAATCAAAAAAAAGAAATTGTGTTTTTAGGTAACAGCATTACCGAAGGCGGTAAATGGCAGGAATTGGTGCCCTTGAAGTCTGTGGTAAACAGGGGGATTAGTGGCGATGTTACCTATGGTGTAATCGCCAGGATGGATGAGGTGCTGGCAGCAAAACCTGCTAAAATCTTTATCCTGATTGGCATCAATGATATGAAGCGTGGTACGCCACAAGCGGCAATTCTGGGCAATTACCGAAAAATCATTGATATGGTGAAGCAAAAATCACCTGCTACAAAATTATACGTTCAGAGTATACTACCTGTCAACAAAGCGATGTTGCCGCCATCTTACGAGAAATTATCGAATGCGGGTATATTGGAAATGAATACCCAGTTGAAGACGATTTGCGAGAACGAGGGGCTGAACTATGTAAACTTACATGAGGTTTTTGCAGGGAGAGATGGCGAGTTAAAAAAAGAACTGAGTATAGATGGTCTGCATTTGAGGTCGGCCGCATATATCGTTTGGGCTGATTATTTAAGAAAAATACAGGCATTGTAA
- a CDS encoding DUF5017 domain-containing protein, with protein MIKNRKYLLGLVVLPFLAFCTKDDVADPVFDVSVEKLSYKVNDTVRFSFKGNADLITFYSGEKGSEYKYKDRTFMEGGVKSLQIETRVTYGTQKDNLKLMVSSDFKGIYDSVAVKNATWTDITSKFKLSEGAGLAPIVKSDKVDISDVVVGGKPFFLAFKYFATSTPPPATTTTQRGWRISMFNFTNKYTELPESSVATLTNAGWTPVNFRDGIDVAGTGKSKWIFTNLPGMINYDPKGSLVESEAWVITKAFLPDNIAPDKGVPIKEYSLRTDSYAYTFKTKGVYKVTFVASNVNYSGQKSIVKEVEITVE; from the coding sequence ATGATTAAAAATAGAAAATATTTATTAGGCTTGGTTGTATTGCCATTCCTCGCGTTTTGTACCAAAGACGATGTAGCAGATCCTGTATTTGATGTTTCGGTAGAAAAGCTCAGTTATAAAGTTAACGACACGGTACGGTTTAGTTTTAAAGGTAATGCCGATCTGATCACTTTTTATTCGGGTGAAAAGGGCAGTGAATACAAATACAAGGATCGTACTTTTATGGAAGGGGGAGTAAAGTCATTGCAGATTGAGACGCGGGTAACTTATGGTACGCAGAAAGACAATCTGAAGCTGATGGTGTCTAGTGACTTTAAAGGTATTTATGATTCTGTTGCTGTAAAAAATGCAACCTGGACTGATATTACCAGTAAGTTTAAATTGTCGGAAGGTGCCGGGCTTGCCCCAATAGTAAAATCAGATAAAGTTGATATTTCTGACGTAGTAGTTGGCGGTAAACCGTTTTTCTTAGCGTTTAAGTATTTTGCTACAAGCACACCTCCGCCTGCTACTACAACCACGCAACGTGGATGGCGGATTTCGATGTTCAACTTTACCAACAAATACACAGAGCTTCCTGAATCCAGCGTAGCTACACTGACCAATGCCGGCTGGACGCCTGTTAATTTCAGAGATGGGATAGATGTTGCCGGAACGGGGAAAAGCAAGTGGATATTTACCAATCTTCCGGGGATGATTAACTATGATCCGAAGGGAAGTTTGGTAGAATCGGAGGCCTGGGTAATTACCAAAGCTTTTTTACCGGATAACATAGCGCCTGACAAGGGAGTTCCGATTAAAGAATATAGTTTGCGTACCGATTCGTATGCTTATACTTTTAAAACGAAAGGTGTATACAAGGTTACTTTTGTGGCTTCAAATGTCAATTATTCAGGTCAGAAATCAATAGTTAAAGAAGTAGAAATTACGGTTGAATAA